From the genome of Solibacillus sp. FSL H8-0538:
GTCACTATTCCCAGTTAAATCCTTTAGTGACTAAGAAGTCTTTCATATATGGACGTTTTTGGTCAACAAGAAACTCAGCCATTTGCTTCGTCCATGTCGCCATTTTTTGATTTGATGAACGGCTTGTATAATACGCTTCCATTGTTGCGTCGTATTCGTCTAACAACGTATCGTATTGTTCCACGTTATAGCCGTTTTCATGAAGTACAGCTGCAACAGGTAGGCGTGGTTTTGTTTCATTTCGTTTTGTTGGCGTACCAATTGTTAACGCAAATAAAGGGAATACATACTCTGGTAAGTTGAACAATTCACTAATTTCAGCGGGGTTATTACGCGCACCGCCAATATAGCAAATGCCGTATCCTTGTGCCTCTGCCGCGATGACAAAATTTTGTGCAAAAAGTGAAACGTCCGCAACCCCAACAAGTACATTTTCAGCTGAATCCGCTACGATGTCTACACCGTGTTTTTGACCTGCTACTTGCAAACGCTTGAAGTCTACGCAAAATAGGAAGGAAGCGCCAGCAGTTTTGAACTGGAAGTCATTTTTTGAAAGCTCGCCTAATTTTGCTTTTTTATCCTCGTCCGTTACCCAAATAACACTGTATGCTTGTACAAAATGTGAGCTCGCTGCCATTTGTGCCGTTTCGATTAGATCCATTACTGTTTCTTTTGAAATTGGTTCACCTGTATATTTACGAACAGATGAGTGACTACGTAAAAGTTCTCTTGTCATTTTATTCTCCCCTTTATGTAAAATGATTAGAAAGGCACATCTTGACCAAATATACGGCGAGATGGTGTCCTTTATTTTGTGGTTAAGAAAGTGCTACATTTTTATCCACAAAAAAGCTTAAAGGATTGCCCTTTAAGCTCATTTTATAATAACTTCTTACAATAAACCAATCCATTTCCAATAAGTTGCGCTTAGTAGAAGGATTAATAGGTAGCCGAAAATTGTTAACGGAATGCCTGATTTTAAGAAATCCTTCGTTGTAAAGGCGCCTGTACCATATGCGAGCATGTTTTGCGGTGCGCTAATTGGTAATAGGAAACCGAAGCTAATAACGAATTGTTGGATTAATACGAAACCAACTTGATCGACGTTTACTAGTGTTGACGCTAAAACGATAAATACCGGAATTAAGGCAGAGGCAAGGCTTGTTGCACTTGCGAAACCTAAGTGAATTAAAATGTTGAAAATCGTTACAAGTGCAATTGTTGCTAAAAGTGGCAATGAGTCTAGACCCATTGAACCGAATACCGCATCAGATAACCAAGCAGCACCTTGTGTGTTTAACAGCACTGTACCAAGCATGATTCCTACGGCAAATACAATAATTGTACCCCAAGGAATTAATGGCTCCACTTCTTTCCACGTATACACACCGATTTTCGGTAATAGTAAAATAGCGATTGCAACAATTGTGACTGTTGTTGTATCAAATGGGTGTAGCTTGCTTTCTGTTGCCCAAAAGAATAATAACGTAACAGATGCGATAATTAAACGAATTTCTGGGCCTTTTAGTGGTCCTAAATCGTGTAATTGCTTTTTAATAACTTCTTTACCACCTGCAATATTGTTTGTCTCAGGTTTAATAAGAGTAATCATAATAAAGAACAATGCGATTGACATAAGAATTGAGAAGGGCGCGGCATAAAGGAACCAAGCACCCCAAGTAATATCAACGCCAAATTGTTCTTTAATGAAGTTGGTGGCTACCATGTTTTGTGCGGCTGCTGTTTTAATGCCGACATTCCAAATGGAAACAGCTTGTACAGATGTAATAACGAGTAAAGCAGCAAGACGGCTATCTTTTGCTAACCCGAATGCGGCAACCATACCTAATAAAATGGGTACAACTGCACCTGCACGAGCTGTTGCAGATGGTACGAAGAATGCTAAGATAATGGATACTAAAATAGCACCAAATACGATGGCTTTTGTTTTTGTTCCTACAATAGATAAAATCCATAAAGCTAAACGTTTGTGTAAATTTGTTACTTGCATTGCTGCGGCTAAAAATAGGGCAGCGGCTACAAGTGCTACGGCCGAATTACTAAATCCACCAAGGGCCATTTTTAATGCATCCGATGTACCTAACTCTATGGTTGGATCTTCCATTGAAGGGGCGAGGCCTAACATTAAAGTGACAAGGGCAATAATCATTGCCGAGCTTACTGGATAGCTAACAGCCTCTGTTACCCATAAAATAACGGCGAACGCTAAAATCGCGAGTGCACGTTGACCTGCGACTGGTAAATCGCCGCCGTTTGGTAATAATGTAATGATGGTGAGTGCGACAAAGGCAAGAGCAATCCACAGCGGCTTTAAGTTAAGTTTTTTTTCAGTTTGAGTAGACATAACTAATTCCTCCTCTTGTTATATTTGAATAAAAAATTAAAGCGAACATCACCGTTAAATAAATTATGTTAAAAACGTCACTGAACAAAATGAACGTAATTAAAATGAAGCTGTACTTGCTATAACGATATGTAAATTATAACATTTACAGTAATTTCGATTGTTAAAGTTTGGTTAAAATACTATTTCTATATAAGTAGTATTTGCAATTTAACAAAATAAATGTTTGATTTATCAGAAAAAACTTAAAATTTAAGTTGACTTATAAAACTACTCTGCTTTATACTGTGAAACAACGATGGAACATGAATCACATAACTCTTATCAAGAGCGGCGGAGGGAATAGGCCCTGAGATGCCCGGCAACCAAGTGAGTGAGGAACTGACTAAGGTGCTAATTCCTACAAGATGCAATTGCATTTTGAAAGATAAGGGGAGGAAAACTTGCTCATTTGCGAACCCTCTTCTTAGCTGAAGAGGGTTTTTTAGTTTTCAAAAAATCCTCCTCTATTACACCGATCAAGCCATCGAAAAACAATTTAGGAGGAATTTATTCATGTCTAATTTACGACCAGAAACAGTATTATTACACGGTGGGCAAAAGCCAGACCCGGTAACAGGAGCAATTGCCGTACCGGTATACCGTACAACAGCTTACGCTTTCAAAGACACAGCTCATGCGCAACGTCTTTTCGCACTTCAAGAAGCGGGCAATATATACTCTCGTATTACAAACCCTACAGTAGCTGCATTTGAAGAACGTGTTGCGTTACTTGAAGGCGGATCAGCTGCAGTCGCACTTTCATCTGGTGCAGCGGCAATCGCATTCTCCATTTTAAATTTAGCCGGCACAGGCGACGAAATTGTTGCAGCAGGTTCACTATATGGTGGGACATATAATTTATTTGCGCAAACACTACCACGCTACGGCATTACGGTGAAGTTCGTAGACGAAAAAGACCCTGAAAACTTCCGTGCGGCTATTACGGAAAATACAAAAGCGGTATTTGCTGAAATTATTGGCAATCCGAGCTTAAACGTATTAGATGTTGAAGCGGTAGCAAATATCGCACATGAAAACGGCCTACCATTATTAATCGATAGCACATTTGCTTCTCCATACGGTAGTAACCCTATTGAGTTTGGCGCAGATGTTGTCATCCATTCAGCAACGAAATGGATTGGCGGTCACGGTACGACAATTGGCGGCATCGTTGTAGACGCTGGGAAATTTGATTGGGCGCAGGGGAGACATCCAAGCTATACAGAGCCAGATACGTCTTACCACGGCTTACGTTACGGAATTGACACAGCAGGGGCTGCATTTGCCACAAAACTGCGCGTTCAATTATTACGAGACTTTGGTCCAACATTATCTCCAGATGCGGCATTTAATTTCTTACAAGGACTTGAAACGCTTCATTTGCGTATTGTCCGTCATAATGAAAATACACAAAAAGTCGCGGAATATTTACGCAACCACCCATTCGTGGACTATGTAAATTACAATGGCTTTGAAGATTTCCCTTCGCATAACTTAGCGAAGAAATATTTGAAAAACGGTTACGGGTCGATTTTAACATTCGGCATTAAAGGTGGACGTGAGGCGGGTCGCCAAGTGATTGATAATGTTGAATTA
Proteins encoded in this window:
- the nfsA gene encoding oxygen-insensitive NADPH nitroreductase, giving the protein MTRELLRSHSSVRKYTGEPISKETVMDLIETAQMAASSHFVQAYSVIWVTDEDKKAKLGELSKNDFQFKTAGASFLFCVDFKRLQVAGQKHGVDIVADSAENVLVGVADVSLFAQNFVIAAEAQGYGICYIGGARNNPAEISELFNLPEYVFPLFALTIGTPTKRNETKPRLPVAAVLHENGYNVEQYDTLLDEYDATMEAYYTSRSSNQKMATWTKQMAEFLVDQKRPYMKDFLVTKGFNWE
- a CDS encoding DASS family sodium-coupled anion symporter; translated protein: MSTQTEKKLNLKPLWIALAFVALTIITLLPNGGDLPVAGQRALAILAFAVILWVTEAVSYPVSSAMIIALVTLMLGLAPSMEDPTIELGTSDALKMALGGFSNSAVALVAAALFLAAAMQVTNLHKRLALWILSIVGTKTKAIVFGAILVSIILAFFVPSATARAGAVVPILLGMVAAFGLAKDSRLAALLVITSVQAVSIWNVGIKTAAAQNMVATNFIKEQFGVDITWGAWFLYAAPFSILMSIALFFIMITLIKPETNNIAGGKEVIKKQLHDLGPLKGPEIRLIIASVTLLFFWATESKLHPFDTTTVTIVAIAILLLPKIGVYTWKEVEPLIPWGTIIVFAVGIMLGTVLLNTQGAAWLSDAVFGSMGLDSLPLLATIALVTIFNILIHLGFASATSLASALIPVFIVLASTLVNVDQVGFVLIQQFVISFGFLLPISAPQNMLAYGTGAFTTKDFLKSGIPLTIFGYLLILLLSATYWKWIGLL
- a CDS encoding O-acetylhomoserine aminocarboxypropyltransferase/cysteine synthase family protein; the encoded protein is MSNLRPETVLLHGGQKPDPVTGAIAVPVYRTTAYAFKDTAHAQRLFALQEAGNIYSRITNPTVAAFEERVALLEGGSAAVALSSGAAAIAFSILNLAGTGDEIVAAGSLYGGTYNLFAQTLPRYGITVKFVDEKDPENFRAAITENTKAVFAEIIGNPSLNVLDVEAVANIAHENGLPLLIDSTFASPYGSNPIEFGADVVIHSATKWIGGHGTTIGGIVVDAGKFDWAQGRHPSYTEPDTSYHGLRYGIDTAGAAFATKLRVQLLRDFGPTLSPDAAFNFLQGLETLHLRIVRHNENTQKVAEYLRNHPFVDYVNYNGFEDFPSHNLAKKYLKNGYGSILTFGIKGGREAGRQVIDNVELFSHVANVGDAKSLIIHPASTTHQQLSAEELKVAGVSEELIRLSIGLEAVEDIIADLEQALAKVAVKIEATPTNA